TTCCGGGACCTCGTTAGGATTATGATGGACGCCGATATCGAGGCCGCGGGCTTGCCGGCGCCTGGGCAGGGGACGCGGTGCCTTACCGATAGTCGGCTGGCGTGGCTCAGGAAGCAGCACGTCAGTCGGCACATGGAGCCATGCGTGTTAGCCACGGCGAAATCAACCACCGAGATTGACAGGTCAGATATGCTGATATATATTTGAATATCAGTAATATTCCGAAGATCAGTAATAAAAAAAGGGGGTGCATTATGGCTGTGGTCAAGGTGTGGGGGCGTGGGCAACTGACGATACCTGCCTCTCTGCGAAAGGAACTGCTTGTGGACGAGGAGACTGTGCTGAACGTTGTCAAGGTAGGGGATGCGCTTATTCTGACGCCTAAGAAGCTCGTGGGAGATACGCTGGCCAAGAAGGCTCAAAAGGCAATGGAGAAGGCTGGGCTGAGCCTGGAAGATCTCTTGAAAGATCTGGAGAAACAGCGCGAACGGTACAATCGGGAACGCTATGGAGCCTAAGCGGCGGAAGGTGTTCCTCGATACGAGCGCCCTGATTGCGGGGATCGTTTCTCCGACTGGCGCGGCACGCGAGGTGTTACGACTGTGTGAGGCTGGGGTGGTAGAACTCCTCGTATCGAGACAGGTCCTGACTGAGGCAGACCGGAATCTTTCAGCAAAACTGCCCGCTTTGATCCTCGACTACCGCCACCTGATGCACCGGATGTCACCGACGCTGGTGGAGGATCCTACCCACAGGGAGGTGGCACAGGCCCGGCGAGTCATCCATCATAAGGATGCGCCGCTCCTGGCCGCGGCGATTAGCGCAGAGGTGGATTATTTGATCACATGGAACACCAAACATTTTCACACATCACCGGTCATGCGGGCGGTTCATTTTCGAATCGCGACGCCTGGTGAGTTCTTGGAAGAATTTCGAGGGTGGCTCTCCTCCAAGGTGTAGCCTGATTCGATCCGGCTTGCTTCCCGGGAAGGCCAGGGCGGAGATCACTCCAAGGCGCGGACGGCGTTTCGGAGGTCGCTGATGTGGCTCGCCTTGATGGGGGTCTGCTGCGCCACGAGGGTTTCATAACTGGAAGGGGATGGTCCGCCGGTCTCGTTCAGCGCCTGCCGAAGTTCGTCCATGTGGACCTTCTTGGCCGGGGTGGTCCCGACAGTCAGCGTCGGGTCGGTCCAGGAGAAGGCCGACAGGCTGTTGACGGCCCGGAGGGTGTTGATGGCCGAACGGAGCTCGGTGACGTGGACGGCCTTGATGGGAGTGCTTCTCGCCGTCAGGGTGGGGTCGGTGAAGACCTGCGAGAAGGTCGCCGTGACGGACTGACTGGCGGTCATCGTCACCGTGCAGGTCGTGGCGGTCCCACTGCACGCACCCCCCCACGACTTGAAGCTCGCCCCGGAGCCGGGGGCTTCCGTGAGGGTAACTGGGGTGCCACTTGTATAGTTCGCAATGCAGGTGGAGCCTGTCGAACAGCTCATCCCAGAGCCCGTCACTGTCCCATTGGCGGAACCGCGGACCGTCACTGTCAGGGTAACCGTCTGAGAGACGGTGCAGGTAATGGGTGCGATTGTAAGAGACCATGCGGTAATGGTCCCTGTATCGACGGAGGCTGCGTCAATGATCTTCAATGTCCAGGTGCCGTTGCCCGCCTTGTTGGCGAAGCCGGAGAGCGGATTGGCCGGTCTAAAACTGGCGTTGGTTACCGAGCCGGTTTGGGACTGAATCGAATTGGTCGCTTCGTCGTCAAGGACGGTGTTGGTGAAGTTGTCATTACCGTTGCTTCCGGTTCCATTCGGGGGCCGGTTGATCATGGTGATGTTCGTCCCATCAGGGGCGATCAACTGTACCACCAGGTCCCCGATCCATGTATGTGTGATATTGGTGAGATTCAGATTGATGTCACCGATCACGAGTGATCCAGGAACGGTCAACGTGGCGATCGCACCCGTTGGGTTATTGTCCGGGATCGAGACCGGCGATCCCGTATAGGTGTACGTCGTTGCCGTAACCGCTTGTCCAACTCTCAGGGTTATCGTACGGGCAGAGCTGGCCCCTTCAGCCGATGAAATGTTCAGGGTGAAGGTAATTAATGTGCCACACGGGACGCTCTGGGCTACCGTGAACTGATACGCCGTGCCGTTTGCTGCAGCACCCGCACTGAGGTTGCCGTAACTACTCGAGGCCTGAGTAATTGTGACGCCCGTTGTGGTCGTGGATAGCGCCCCGGCGACGCTGGTCAGGCCGATGCAGGTAAAGTTGTTAGAAACTGGGACAGTCAAGACAATAGTTTCTCCAGGATCGATCACCCCATTCCCGTTTCCACCGGCGGTATCGCCGAGCACCGCTGTGCCGTTGACAAGCGGCACGTCAAACGCCTCAATCACGCCCGTTAGGGTCGTGGAACTCGATGCCGGGGCAATGGCGGAAAAGCCCAGGCCGCGCTTCGCGAACCCTCGCCAGAGATCGATCTCGTCGGCCCCCGCAAACCCCGCGCAGTCGGCCTGGATGATGGCGTTGCGCGCCTGCGTAAATGTCGGAGCATTCGGCGTCAGCTTCATCCCGTCGGTCACTGCCTGAAGCATCCGGTTGTTACCCGCTGCGCCACCCAGCCTGGCGATGATGTTGGCTCGCGCCTCCCAGAGCATCAAAGCCCAGATCTCGCCCACGTTGTGGACCTCGTAGGCAGTACCAATGAACGCGGGGGAAAAGGTTCCGTTGTTGATGCTGATCTGGTTCGGATCAATATCGGCGAAAGTCATCGGGTTGAGGCTCATGCTCGTCGTATAGGGAAAACGGCGGACGCCGTAGAAGTAGTTGTCGGTGAAGGAGCCACCCGAATTGAACATCGCATAGGCGCCCGCCGCATACACGCCATTCGGGTTATCGCCTGATTCTGAGAGGAGCGAGAGCCCATAGAAGTCGGACTACCCCTCCCCCATACCTCCACCCTGTTGATTGGTGAGGCCAGAACCGTTTCCGATGAGGCGGTTGGAGAGGCCGTGAGTCAGCTCGTGAATCACGATCTCATGATCGAGATCGCCGTCTCGGTCCGGGGTAGGCCCGGTGAAGATATACATCTGCATCCGCGGAAGCGATCCGTCGGATGGGGTCGAGAAGTTGGCGTTGTTCGTCCCCGAGGAATCCTGGGCCTCGGCCCGTACGTAATCGCCACCCAGCCCGCCACGCCCGAAGTTATCGTTTTGGAAGTTCCGCGCCGACTCGGTGAAGCCGAGCGAGTACAGTTGGTCGTGGTAGCGGTTGGACCAGAAGAAAAGGTCGGTCACAATGCCGTTGCGATAGTCCGTCCCGGTTGGTGGATCGCTCCCGCCAGGGGGTGGGTTGTAGGTGAAGATAAAATTCCGGCAACTGGGACTGGGGCCGGCACAGACGCCTGTGGCGCGGCCGGTCGAGTCAATGCCGTTCGGGGAGACGACATCGAGTCCGGCATCGACGTTGTTGCCGGTGGTCACGTTCGAGCCGTCAGAGATCCATCCGAGGTTGTCGAAGGTCGGGAGCTCGCTTACGAAGGTGAATTGCGAGCGCGAGGCTGCAGGACCCTGGATGCCGCTGCCGGGGGTGGCGTTGGAGGGCGAAAGCGGCCCCGGGCTGTCGCTCGCGTAGACCTCGTATGTCGCAGTCTGAGACTGGTCGTTCGTAATATTCTTGCGCCAGAGGATTTGACCGCTCACGTCATCGACGATGACGTAATAGGCCGCATTGTCCTACCATAGCAAGACCCGCCAAGCCAGGACGGCCTCAGTTACGGATAGAGGAAAGATTACTACATCGGCAGTAATGTCGTCGGCGAAGGGGCCGCGGGTGAATCGATGCTTCAGGCCATCACTGCTTCGTTCGATCAACGGGGGAGCAGCAGCGAGATGCACGCCAATGTCCTGGGCCGCTTTCTGGACGGCGCGCTCAGGGGGCATGGTCGGGACACCTGAGAGGGCCGGGTCAAGCCCTGCCGCCAACTCGCTCGCAATGGTAGCAACCTGCCCATCAGGGGTAACGGCCGCGCGTAATTCGCCCCTGAACACGGGGATGCCGTTCAGGCGTTGCTCGAGAGTCACCCAGCTCAGATTCCCGGCAGGATTGGTATAGTGAGCCGTGGTGATCAAGTTGTCAACGTCACTCGATGACAGGCCGAAGAGCGGTGCCTTGGCGGCTAAGAAGCCGCGAACTGCCAGCTCGGGATCCGTTCCGGGCGAGGCTGGAGTGAGAAAGCGCCCCCGCGTGGTGATAACCTCGGGACCCCCCAGCACGGGGTGCCAGTCGACGGTAAGACCGGGGAGAGAGGTCGCCAATGCCTGGTGCGCGGTGGCCATTCCCTTCTCGACCTGCGCCTTCCGGTTGGGGGCTGCGGAGGGAATCGTAAGGGCCTGCCGAACCGCGCGACCCTCTTTGCCCAGACGCGCGTCGAAGTTCGGTAGGCCTCCTCCTGTGGCGACCTGTGCCCGGTCCGCCCCTTGCGCCCAAGCGATGGAAGGCGCCAGGAGGATGAGGGCGATGAAGACCAGTAGGCGGTGGAGAGGCTCCATTCTCATCTCACTCCAAGGCGCGGACGGCGTTTCGGAGGTCGCTGATGTGGCTCGCCTTGATGGGGGTCTGCTGCGCCACGAGGGTTTCATAACTGGAAGGGGATGGTCCGCCGGTCTCGTTCAGCGCCTGCCGAAGTTCGTCCATGTGGACCTTCTTGGCCGGGGTGGTCCCGACAGTCAGCGTCGGGTCGGTCCAGGAGAAGGCCGACAGGCTGTTGACGGCCCGGAGGGTGTTGATGGCCGAACGGAGCTCGGTGACGTGGACGGCCTTGATGGGAGTGCTTCTCGCCGTCAGGGTGGGGTCGGTGAAGACCTGCGAGAAGGTCGCCGTGACGGACTGACTGGCGGTCATCGTCACCGTGCAGGTCGTGGCGGTCCCACTGCACGCCCCCCCCCACGACTTGAAGCTCGCCCCGGAGCCGGGGGCTTCCGTGAGGGTGACTGGGGTACCGTTGCTGAAGTTGGCGACGCAGGTGGAGCCTATCGAACAGCTAATTCCGCCTGGATTACTAGTCACCGTCCCACCGGCAGAGCCCCGCACCCTAACCGTGAGGGCAAACGAGGAGGTAGAGGTCACGGTCAGCAACCCGACGCCCGTCCTGCTCTGGCCATCCGGATTGGTAATCGTCACATCCTTCGCGCCCGCGGTCGCAC
This genomic stretch from Candidatus Methylomirabilis sp. harbors:
- a CDS encoding AbrB/MazE/SpoVT family DNA-binding domain-containing protein, producing the protein MAVVKVWGRGQLTIPASLRKELLVDEETVLNVVKVGDALILTPKKLVGDTLAKKAQKAMEKAGLSLEDLLKDLEKQRERYNRERYGA
- a CDS encoding PIN domain-containing protein, with translation MEPKRRKVFLDTSALIAGIVSPTGAAREVLRLCEAGVVELLVSRQVLTEADRNLSAKLPALILDYRHLMHRMSPTLVEDPTHREVAQARRVIHHKDAPLLAAAISAEVDYLITWNTKHFHTSPVMRAVHFRIATPGEFLEEFRGWLSSKV
- a CDS encoding proprotein convertase P-domain-containing protein, yielding MIEAFDVPLVNGTAVLGDTAGGNGNGVIDPGETIVLTVPVSNNFTCIGLTSVAGALSTTTTGVTITQASSSYGNLSAGAAANGTAYQFTVAQSVPCGTLITFTLNISSAEGASSARTITLRVGQAVTATTYTYTGSPVSIPDNNPTGAIATLTVPGSLVIGDINLNLTNITHTWIGDLVVQLIAPDGTNITMINRPPNGTGSNGNDNFTNTVLDDEATNSIQSQTGSVTNASFRPANPLSGFANKAGNGTWTLKIIDAASVDTGTITAWSLTIAPITCTVSQTVTLTVTVRGSANGTVTGSGMSCSTGSTCIANYTSGTPVTLTEAPGSGASFKSWGGACSGTATTCTVTMTASQSVTATFSQVFTDPTLTARSTPIKAVHVTELRSAINTLRAVNSLSAFSWTDPTLTVGTTPAKKVHMDELRQALNETGGPSPSSYETLVAQQTPIKASHISDLRNAVRALE